GTCAGACTGGCACGGTCCGCTGCTGGATCGTGTCCTGCCAACTCTGCTGGATGATCTGGAACAACGTGGTCTGCTGGAAACCACGCTTGTTGTCTGTCTGGGTGAGTTTGGCCGAACGCCTCGGATCAACAATATTGGATCTCGAGACCACTGGCCGCAATGTTATTTTTCCATCTGGGCAGGAGCCGGAATCAAACCAGGACGGGTCATCGGTGAAAGTGATGCACTGGGTCAGTTTCCCTTAACAGATCCCGTTCCACCGGCCATGGTGGGTACGACGATCCTTGATCTTGCCGGTGTGAGTACGGAAGCACGAGCGGAATTAAAAGTTCTGGAAGGGGGACGCCTGATCGATGGACTCCTGTGAGCGACTGACAAATGATGGGACGATGAAACTTGCTCCGGCCTTTGTTGCGGACGGTAGTGCGATCGTCTTTTCCGGACACGATGTCCCCCGTCAGGTATCGCTCATGCAATTGAAGCTTTCCGACGGCTCGCAGAAACGACTGTTTCCATCCATCAACGCGCACCAGCTGGATGCAGCGTTTTCCAACGACGGACGATTTCAGTGCTTTGCGATGTCGACGGGCAGTCCTCAGACCGTCCTGGTGATCAAAGATACACGTGAACAGCAGGAATTTCAGTTTCGGCCGATTGGTGCTCGAAGTACGGCACGCAGTCCGAAGTTCACCCCGAATCAGGAACGGATTATCTTTACGCTGTCGTCAGATGGTGGCCGGCAGATTGCGTCTGTGAACAATCAGGGGCAGGACCTTAAAAAACTGACGCAGTCAAACAGTATCAATCGCGAGCCTTCGATATCGCCGGACGGGCGGAACATCGCTTTCAGTTCAAGTCGAAAGGGAAGCTTCGATATCTACGTAATGAATACCGACGGTGGTGATGTCCACCGATTGACGGATGGCCGCTTCCGTGACCTGAGACCTGCCTGGTCACCTGACGGAAAACGCATTGCGTTTACGAGTGCCCGGGACGGCAACCTGGAAATCTACATCATGCAGGCCGACGGCTCGAATCAGGTACGAGTCACGAACCATCCTGAACGCGATGACTACCCCACATGGCACCCTGACGGCCGGAGACTGCTCAGCGTCTCAGAACGCAACGGCCAGTTCGATCTCTTTCTGAGAGACGTTTCTGTCTGACGCTCAGCCACAACTGTCTGCAGATGTTCAAGCTGACGGCCGCCGACGAGTCGCTGAATGACAGACAAGTCCACTCACACCAAGGTCCACAAAAACACGCACGCCGGCACTCCTAATCCTGGAAGTTCGGACCGGCACCACAGCCCCCAACACCATCGAACCAGGTCATTCATCGGACGAGGCATTACTCTTAGCAACTTTGACCATCTCACGGGTGATCGCAAAAATCAATATCGTGGTTCCGAAGAGAGTCGCGACCGTCCCCCACACTTCGGGCATTGACGCGATGCCCCAGGGATCGCCCCAAATCCACAACAACACCATCAGGGTCGACACCAGAACCATGACGATACTGGCAACCGCACTGAGCTTATACGCATTCTGAGCATTCAATAGGTCACCCCTGAAAAAAAGTTAGGTGTGATCCGGCACGAAATCTAGTTTCAGTTTAAACGTTTCCATGTCGTTCCGCAAAATAACTGCGGCGACTTCATGCAATCACTCGATTCAGTTGCCCGGCGATACACTTGAATCTTTATCGACGGAATGCGAAAAATCGGACCGACTGTTTGAGCGACTGTCGTGACCTGACCAAAATCCGGGGCTTTGCCGGCCTCGGTACAATACCTCGCGACGTGCTTCCACCCGGTGTGACCCGGAAGGAGAGGATTCCCAGGATGACTCAGATAAGACGCAGGACACGTCCTCTACAGGAGTAGCTGATGAAAATCACCGATGTGAATGCTTATGTCGTCGTGCCTCACTACGGGTCGCTGACTAACGACACCAGTGACTGGCAGTGGACATTCGTGACTATCGATACCGATGAAGGAATACAGGGGTGGGGTGAGGCATCCAGCGTTCCGCGAAATGCATCTCTGCTCACCGGAGCCGGCATTCGTGCGGTGCGCGAGGCCCTGGTAGGAGAAAACCCCGCTGACATTGAGCGACTTTGGCACAAACTCTATCGACGCTACACCTACATGGGATCACGCGGATTCCCAAGCACAATCGTCAGCGGCATCGACATTGCACTCTGGGATCTGAAAGGTAAGGCACTCAACACACCGATCTATGATCTTCTTGGTGGCACGTTCCGTGACAGCGTTCGTGTGTATGCCAACGCCTGGTTTGGTGGATGCACGTCTGCCGAGCAGTTTGGGGCCGCGGCCAAAGCCACAGTCGATGCAGGTCATGACGCTCTCAAGCTGGATCCGTTTCTGGAAATGAGTCCGTTCCATACGGCCTATGTGGATGGGCAAATTTCGCCCGCCGGTGAGGAACAGGGATGTGAGATTGTCGCGGCAATCCGCAGTGCCGTTGGCGCTCAGGTTGAAATTTTGATCGATGCGCACGGTCACTTTAATGTTCCCACCGCCGTGCGACTTGCCAACCGTCTGCACGATGAGTCACAGATCGGCTGGTTTGAAGAACCGGTCCCTCCGGAAAGTTATGGAGCGCTTCACCAGGTGCGTGAACAGGTCACAGCTCCCATCTGCGTCGGCGAGCGTCTGTTTACCCGCTTTGATTTTGTACCGGTCTTTGAGCAGCGTCTGGCTGATTTCATTATGCCGGACGTCGTCTGGACGGGTGGAATTTCGGAGTTGAAAAAAATTGCCGGCATGGCTGAAGCCCACTACATTCCGATCAGTCCACATAATGCCCAGGGACCCGGTCAAATTCTGGCCGGAGCTCATGTGTCGATGACCGTACCCAACTTCTACCGGCTGGAGCACGCCGTCAGCTGCAAGAAGTCTTACGACAGTTTTCTGCAGAATCCGCTGCAATGGGACGGGAATGTCATTCAACTGTCGGATCGTCCGGGATTGGGAGTGGACCTGGACATGTCGCAGGTCCGCGCAAAACTTCACCCGGACTGGACCGACTGAACTGCTTCGCTGGTCGCCTGACGGCAGCCGGTCATTTCGGTGTGCACAGACTGACATGACAGGAATTGTCAGAGGCAGCACGCAGATCAGACTCATCATTTCGCAC
The DNA window shown above is from Fuerstiella sp. and carries:
- a CDS encoding mandelate racemase/muconate lactonizing enzyme family protein produces the protein MKITDVNAYVVVPHYGSLTNDTSDWQWTFVTIDTDEGIQGWGEASSVPRNASLLTGAGIRAVREALVGENPADIERLWHKLYRRYTYMGSRGFPSTIVSGIDIALWDLKGKALNTPIYDLLGGTFRDSVRVYANAWFGGCTSAEQFGAAAKATVDAGHDALKLDPFLEMSPFHTAYVDGQISPAGEEQGCEIVAAIRSAVGAQVEILIDAHGHFNVPTAVRLANRLHDESQIGWFEEPVPPESYGALHQVREQVTAPICVGERLFTRFDFVPVFEQRLADFIMPDVVWTGGISELKKIAGMAEAHYIPISPHNAQGPGQILAGAHVSMTVPNFYRLEHAVSCKKSYDSFLQNPLQWDGNVIQLSDRPGLGVDLDMSQVRAKLHPDWTD